A stretch of the Azorhizobium caulinodans ORS 571 genome encodes the following:
- a CDS encoding YggS family pyridoxal phosphate-dependent enzyme: MNRSGANAQSASITHSEAPARLAGIQSAIEQACRDANRAREAVTLIAVSKTFGAAEIWPVIAAGQRVFGENRVQESQAKWPELRARQAGLELHLIGPLQSNKAADAVALFDVIHTVDRPKIAYALAEEMSRQGRRLPVFIQVNTGAEPQKAGILPEAADAFIAECRDKAGLDVRGLMCIPPAEDVPAPHFALLAEIARHNDLPGLSMGMSADFEVAIHQGATHVRVGSALFGSRPRPA; encoded by the coding sequence ATGAACAGAAGCGGTGCGAATGCACAATCAGCTTCGATCACGCACAGCGAGGCGCCCGCCCGGCTCGCCGGCATACAGTCCGCCATCGAACAGGCCTGCCGCGACGCGAACCGCGCACGCGAGGCCGTCACTCTCATAGCGGTCTCCAAAACGTTTGGCGCCGCAGAAATCTGGCCCGTTATCGCCGCCGGCCAGCGGGTGTTCGGCGAGAACCGGGTGCAGGAGAGCCAGGCCAAGTGGCCGGAGCTGCGCGCCCGGCAGGCCGGCCTCGAGCTCCATCTCATCGGGCCGCTGCAATCCAACAAAGCGGCGGACGCGGTGGCCCTGTTCGACGTTATCCACACCGTGGACCGGCCCAAGATCGCCTATGCCCTGGCCGAGGAAATGTCCCGCCAGGGCCGGCGCCTGCCGGTCTTCATCCAGGTGAACACGGGTGCCGAGCCGCAGAAGGCGGGCATCCTGCCGGAAGCGGCCGACGCCTTCATCGCCGAATGCCGCGACAAGGCGGGGCTCGATGTCCGCGGCCTCATGTGCATTCCGCCAGCGGAAGACGTGCCCGCGCCGCATTTCGCCCTGCTGGCGGAAATCGCCCGCCACAACGACCTGCCCGGCCTTTCCATGGGCATGAGCGCGGATTTCGAGGTGGCCATCCACCAGGGCGCCACCCATGTGCGGGTGGGCAGCGCGCTGTTCGGCAGCCGCCCGCGCCCGGCCTGA
- a CDS encoding sensor domain-containing diguanylate cyclase — MDTQTMLHDMAVRAALAQQEVLVSASAMLEVLSRQADWLLADPAACQRLMERLNSEVSGVQGLYLAAPDGRVVCASSRATVGRNVSERPYFQRALASRQPVLSDLFRGSSLLASLVLSKAERDDNQRVIAVVAAGLDLQWLSRIAAETGASAGVTVDVIDSAGTSLVRYPPSPDIVGRNFADAPLVRATVGRDEGHARVEGLDGVRRYVAFARFGGTDVRIVLGMDEAAILAPIDREILSSVLLHFSVVLAVLVISWFAADRLVVLPIRRLAQQVSSLGAGDGPEASLQPEALHDVGVQEFAPLVRAFGDLGRRLNERTEALRMLNGRLTALARTDGLTGLANRRTFDVQLSEDWVRTRETGQPLGVLMIDVDHFKPYNDTLGHLAGDEALRAVARMLIAAVAGTPYLVARYGGEEFVVLMPGAGRDAAEAIAQDVRRLVETLEIVHPSAAYRRLTVSVGVAVAMPLEGDSPDALLAAADQALYEAKAAGRNRVVMAASAVSEGARKR, encoded by the coding sequence ATGGATACGCAAACCATGTTGCACGACATGGCCGTGCGCGCGGCGCTGGCGCAGCAGGAAGTTCTGGTCTCGGCCAGCGCCATGCTGGAGGTGCTGAGCCGTCAGGCGGATTGGCTTCTGGCCGATCCGGCCGCCTGCCAGCGCCTCATGGAGCGCCTCAACAGCGAGGTGAGCGGCGTGCAGGGGCTCTATCTGGCCGCGCCGGACGGGCGGGTTGTCTGCGCCAGCTCCCGCGCCACCGTCGGCCGCAACGTCTCCGAGCGGCCTTACTTCCAGCGGGCGCTCGCCAGCCGCCAGCCGGTGCTGAGCGACCTCTTCCGGGGCAGCTCCCTCCTCGCCTCACTGGTGCTGTCCAAGGCCGAGCGCGACGACAACCAGCGCGTCATCGCCGTGGTGGCGGCGGGGCTCGACCTGCAATGGCTCTCCCGCATCGCCGCCGAGACGGGCGCGTCGGCGGGCGTGACGGTGGATGTCATCGATTCGGCCGGCACCTCCCTGGTGCGCTATCCGCCGAGCCCCGACATCGTGGGCCGGAATTTCGCCGATGCCCCGCTGGTGCGGGCGACGGTGGGGCGCGACGAAGGGCATGCGCGCGTGGAAGGCCTCGACGGCGTGCGGCGCTATGTGGCCTTCGCGCGCTTCGGCGGCACCGACGTGCGCATCGTGCTCGGCATGGACGAGGCGGCGATCCTCGCGCCCATCGACCGGGAGATCCTCTCCTCGGTGCTCCTGCACTTCTCCGTGGTGCTGGCGGTGCTGGTCATTTCGTGGTTCGCCGCCGACCGGCTCGTGGTGCTGCCGATCCGCCGTCTCGCGCAGCAGGTCTCGTCGCTCGGCGCCGGCGACGGGCCGGAGGCCTCGCTCCAGCCGGAGGCGCTGCACGATGTGGGCGTGCAGGAGTTCGCGCCGCTGGTGCGCGCCTTCGGCGATCTCGGCCGGCGCCTCAACGAGCGCACGGAAGCCCTGCGCATGCTCAACGGGCGCCTCACGGCGCTCGCCCGCACGGATGGCCTCACCGGGCTCGCCAACCGCCGCACCTTCGACGTGCAGCTCTCAGAGGACTGGGTCCGCACCCGCGAGACCGGCCAGCCGCTCGGCGTGCTGATGATCGATGTGGACCACTTCAAGCCCTATAACGACACGCTCGGCCATCTTGCCGGCGACGAAGCCCTGCGGGCGGTGGCGCGCATGCTCATCGCGGCGGTGGCCGGCACGCCCTATCTGGTCGCCCGCTATGGCGGCGAGGAATTCGTGGTGCTGATGCCCGGCGCCGGCCGGGATGCCGCCGAGGCCATCGCGCAGGATGTCCGCCGCCTCGTGGAGACGCTGGAGATCGTCCATCCTTCCGCCGCCTATCGCCGCCTCACCGTCAGCGTGGGTGTGGCGGTAGCCATGCCGCTGGAGGGGGATTCGCCGGACGCCCTTCTGGCGGCGGCGGATCAGGCGCTCTATGAGGCCAAGGCCGCCGGCCGCAACCGGGTGGTGATGGCGGCGAGCGCCGTCTCGGAGGGCGCCCGCAAGCGCTGA
- a CDS encoding NlpC/P60 family protein, producing MAELDRRLTPARPDLAASSLKGVVDASRFVEGEVRRVFADVAPLRRAPRPDAMLDTEALYGETVTAFEDDMEGWSWVQLGRDGYVGYMPTIAIGPLGPAPTHRVSAPRTFLFPGLDIKLPPVATLVTGALLHVRDVRGKFAVTDRGAVPARHILPLDAAEPDFVTVAAGLLGTPYLWGGCSSLGIDCSGLVQTSLGIAGISAPRDSDMQEAALGASIDLSGPFRRGDLLFWPGHVGIVEDAVTLLHANAFHMAVAREPLGPALLRIAEAAGPLRTVRRLENGVG from the coding sequence ATGGCTGAGCTGGACCGCCGCCTCACCCCCGCGCGGCCGGACCTTGCCGCATCGAGTCTCAAGGGCGTGGTGGATGCCTCGCGCTTTGTGGAGGGCGAGGTGCGCCGTGTGTTTGCCGACGTGGCGCCCCTGCGCCGCGCCCCGCGCCCGGACGCCATGCTCGATACCGAGGCGCTCTATGGCGAGACCGTTACGGCGTTCGAGGACGACATGGAGGGCTGGTCCTGGGTCCAGCTCGGCCGCGACGGCTACGTGGGCTATATGCCCACCATCGCCATCGGCCCGCTCGGCCCCGCGCCCACGCATCGGGTGAGCGCGCCGCGCACCTTCCTGTTCCCCGGCCTCGACATCAAGCTGCCGCCGGTGGCGACGCTCGTCACCGGCGCACTGCTCCATGTGCGGGACGTGCGCGGAAAATTTGCCGTGACCGACCGCGGTGCCGTGCCCGCGCGCCATATCCTGCCCCTTGATGCTGCCGAGCCGGATTTCGTCACCGTGGCCGCCGGCCTCCTCGGCACGCCCTATCTGTGGGGCGGCTGCTCCAGCCTCGGCATCGACTGCTCCGGGCTCGTGCAGACGTCGCTCGGCATCGCCGGGATCTCGGCCCCCCGCGACAGCGACATGCAGGAGGCCGCCCTCGGCGCCAGCATCGACCTGTCCGGCCCGTTCCGGCGCGGCGACCTGCTGTTCTGGCCGGGGCATGTGGGCATCGTGGAGGACGCGGTGACCCTGCTCCACGCCAATGCCTTCCACATGGCGGTGGCCCGCGAGCCGCTTGGCCCGGCGCTTCTCCGCATCGCAGAAGCGGCCGGACCGCTGCGGACGGTGCGGCGGCTCGAGAACGGCGTCGGCTGA
- a CDS encoding leucyl aminopeptidase family protein: MSSCFAAADAPNLPIWCVTPDSFAAAAIPESARRFATGTGFTGEAGKLVAVPGAEGALAGYLFGFGPDSDPFAAGSLPGQLAAGTYRFEGAVPALAPLAFGLGTYRFERYRSRAARAVSLVPPAGADVAALTRTLEAVTLVRDLVNTPANDLGPAEIEDAARALAARFDAALNVVVGETLLEENFPMIHAVGRAATRAPRLIDLTWGPEDAPKVTLVGKGVAFDTGGLDIKTSAGMLLMKKDMGGAASALGLAQMIMGRGLKVRLRVLIPAVENAIAGNAFRPGDVLKSRKGLSVEIGNTDAEGRLVLADALTLADAEAPDLLIDFATLTGAARVALGPQLPPAYTDDEGLAADLARHAQAEHDPLWRMPLWAPYAAMLDSKIADINNAGSGGFAGSITAALFLKRFVGVAKSWLHLDIYAWNPSTRPGRPEGGEAQTIRALDALLTERYG; this comes from the coding sequence ATGTCGTCCTGTTTCGCCGCGGCCGATGCGCCGAACCTGCCCATCTGGTGCGTGACCCCCGACAGCTTCGCGGCCGCCGCCATTCCGGAGAGCGCGCGCCGTTTCGCCACCGGCACCGGCTTCACCGGCGAGGCGGGCAAGCTCGTGGCCGTGCCCGGCGCCGAAGGGGCGCTCGCGGGCTATCTCTTCGGCTTCGGGCCGGACAGCGATCCCTTCGCCGCCGGCAGCCTGCCGGGCCAGCTCGCCGCCGGCACCTATCGCTTCGAGGGCGCCGTACCGGCCCTCGCGCCCCTCGCCTTCGGCCTCGGCACCTATCGCTTCGAGCGCTACCGCAGCCGCGCCGCCCGCGCCGTCTCCCTCGTGCCCCCTGCCGGCGCCGACGTCGCCGCGCTGACCCGCACGCTGGAGGCGGTGACGCTGGTGCGCGACCTTGTGAACACCCCGGCCAATGATCTTGGCCCGGCCGAAATCGAGGACGCCGCGCGTGCGCTGGCCGCCCGTTTCGACGCCGCGCTCAACGTGGTGGTGGGCGAGACGCTGCTGGAAGAGAATTTCCCGATGATCCACGCGGTGGGCCGCGCCGCCACCCGTGCGCCGCGCCTCATCGACCTCACCTGGGGGCCGGAGGACGCGCCGAAGGTGACGCTGGTGGGCAAGGGCGTCGCCTTCGACACCGGCGGCCTCGACATCAAGACATCCGCCGGCATGCTCCTCATGAAGAAGGACATGGGCGGCGCCGCCTCGGCGCTGGGCCTTGCCCAGATGATCATGGGGCGCGGCCTCAAGGTGCGCCTGCGCGTGCTCATCCCGGCGGTGGAGAATGCCATTGCCGGCAACGCCTTCCGCCCCGGTGACGTGCTGAAGAGCCGCAAGGGCCTCTCGGTGGAGATCGGCAACACCGACGCCGAGGGCCGCCTGGTGCTCGCCGACGCGCTGACACTGGCCGATGCCGAAGCGCCTGACCTCCTCATCGATTTCGCCACCCTCACCGGTGCGGCCCGCGTCGCCCTCGGCCCGCAACTGCCGCCGGCCTATACGGACGACGAGGGGCTCGCTGCCGACCTCGCCCGCCATGCGCAGGCCGAGCACGATCCGCTGTGGCGCATGCCGCTCTGGGCGCCTTACGCCGCCATGCTCGACAGCAAGATCGCGGACATCAACAACGCCGGCTCCGGCGGCTTTGCCGGCTCGATCACCGCGGCCCTGTTCCTGAAGCGCTTCGTGGGCGTGGCGAAATCCTGGCTGCACCTCGACATCTATGCCTGGAACCCCTCCACCCGCCCCGGCCGGCCGGAAGGCGGCGAGGCGCAGACCATCCGCGCCCTCGATGCGCTGCTGACCGAACGCTATGGCTGA
- a CDS encoding A24 family peptidase, with the protein MSPVLLAEAFASILVPVALVAALASDLSRRTIPNIVVLALLLGFAALAFLGYVDDLPLRLVLAGAVLCVGFALFSEDVIGAGDAKLAAATALWLDPTQFPLYVLLCGAMGALLVAAATVARQQGWGGRLARGLPYGVALATAGLALFPYSSLALA; encoded by the coding sequence ATGTCACCGGTCCTGCTCGCGGAAGCCTTCGCCTCCATTCTCGTGCCCGTGGCACTGGTGGCCGCGCTTGCCAGCGATCTCTCCCGCCGCACCATTCCCAACATCGTCGTGCTGGCCCTCCTGCTCGGTTTCGCCGCGCTCGCTTTCCTCGGCTATGTGGACGACCTGCCCCTGCGCCTCGTGCTGGCGGGGGCCGTGCTCTGTGTCGGCTTTGCACTGTTCAGCGAGGACGTGATCGGTGCCGGGGACGCCAAGCTCGCCGCCGCTACCGCCTTGTGGCTCGATCCGACGCAATTCCCCCTCTACGTGCTGCTCTGCGGCGCGATGGGCGCGCTTCTGGTAGCGGCGGCAACGGTCGCCCGCCAGCAGGGCTGGGGCGGCCGCCTCGCCCGCGGCCTGCCCTATGGCGTAGCGCTCGCCACGGCCGGTCTCGCCCTCTTCCCCTATTCCAGTCTCGCCCTCGCCTGA
- a CDS encoding Flp family type IVb pilin has translation MKVLLQRFVKEEHGSTALEYGLIAAGLSIAIVTVLTQVGLTLSRLKAASASAGN, from the coding sequence ATGAAGGTTCTGCTGCAGAGGTTCGTCAAGGAAGAGCACGGCTCGACGGCCCTTGAATACGGGCTGATCGCCGCCGGTCTCTCCATTGCCATTGTCACCGTGCTGACGCAGGTGGGCCTGACCCTGAGCCGCCTGAAGGCGGCCTCCGCCTCGGCCGGGAACTGA
- a CDS encoding LysR family transcriptional regulator encodes MARLDVNRTAEMEVFVRVVDAGGFSAAARALHLTPSAVSKLITRLELRLGARLINRNTRRLQLTAEGAAFYERAVTLLADLEEAERSVARSEVPSGRLRVNANVPFGTLYLLPALPEFLARYPAVTLDVVLTDKVVDLMEERMDVAVRAGPLKSSQLVARKLGDTRMVIVASPEYLARHGTPRGPADLDAHRCIGFCYLRQVEGWPLKAEEGREATVFRPQGHVLASDGETLRHMVLAGTGIARLGTFHVAADLLAGRLVPLLEDFNPGDTDPMHAVYLGQGGHMPARVRAYLDFLVEVVAPRFRRAAALEPARLLQNA; translated from the coding sequence ATGGCCCGGCTCGACGTCAACCGCACGGCGGAGATGGAGGTGTTCGTGCGCGTGGTGGATGCTGGTGGCTTCTCGGCCGCCGCCCGCGCCCTGCATCTCACGCCCTCCGCGGTCAGCAAGCTCATCACCCGGCTCGAACTGCGCCTCGGTGCGCGCCTCATCAACCGCAACACCCGGCGCCTCCAGCTCACGGCCGAGGGTGCCGCCTTCTATGAGCGCGCCGTCACGCTGCTGGCCGATCTCGAGGAGGCCGAGCGCAGTGTCGCCCGCAGCGAGGTGCCGAGCGGACGCCTGCGGGTGAATGCCAACGTGCCCTTCGGGACCCTCTATCTCCTGCCCGCACTGCCGGAATTCCTCGCGCGCTATCCCGCGGTGACGCTGGATGTGGTGCTCACCGACAAGGTGGTGGACCTGATGGAGGAGCGCATGGATGTGGCCGTGCGCGCCGGGCCGCTGAAGAGTTCCCAGCTCGTCGCCCGCAAGCTGGGCGATACCCGCATGGTGATCGTCGCCTCGCCCGAGTATCTCGCGCGCCATGGCACGCCGCGCGGGCCCGCCGATCTCGATGCCCATCGCTGCATCGGCTTCTGCTATCTGCGGCAGGTGGAAGGCTGGCCGCTCAAGGCGGAGGAGGGTCGCGAGGCCACGGTGTTCCGCCCACAGGGCCATGTCCTCGCCAGCGACGGCGAGACGCTTCGCCATATGGTGCTGGCGGGCACGGGCATCGCCCGCCTCGGCACCTTCCATGTGGCGGCGGACCTCCTGGCCGGGCGCCTCGTGCCGCTGCTGGAGGACTTCAACCCCGGCGATACCGACCCCATGCATGCGGTCTATCTCGGCCAGGGCGGCCATATGCCGGCGCGCGTGCGCGCCTATCTCGACTTCCTTGTGGAGGTGGTGGCGCCCCGCTTCCGCCGGGCTGCCGCGCTGGAGCCCGCCCGGCTGCTGCAGAACGCCTGA
- a CDS encoding MFS transporter, with translation MPVALYALAAGAFGIGVTEFVIMGLLLDVGADLGVSLSAAGLLISGYALGVVVGAPVLTILTARWPRKAVLLGLMAVFTLGNLACALAPDYELLMAARVLTAFAHATFFGVGSVVATGLVPANKKASAIAIMFTGLTVANILGVPFGTWLGQHYGWRSTFWAVTLVGVLAFAVIALLVPANAAKPEASNLKKDLAVLTRAPLLLGLLTTVLSWVGVFAAFTYIAPMLTKITGFAESAVSPILLVFGAGLVVGNLAGGRLADRWLVPTVYGSLVVLAAVLGALTFALHNAVAAVIFVGLLGAVAFATVAPLQMWVLEKAQGAGQSLASSFNIAAFNLGNAIGAWLGGVVIDHGLGLGAVPWVAALVPLAAVPVAWWAGRLEAGRALTPAAAE, from the coding sequence ATGCCTGTTGCTCTCTATGCCCTTGCCGCCGGTGCCTTCGGCATCGGCGTCACCGAATTCGTCATCATGGGCCTGCTGCTCGATGTGGGTGCCGATCTCGGCGTCTCGCTCTCGGCGGCGGGTCTGCTCATTTCCGGCTATGCGCTGGGCGTCGTGGTCGGCGCGCCGGTGCTCACGATCCTCACCGCCCGCTGGCCGCGCAAGGCGGTGCTGCTCGGCCTGATGGCCGTCTTCACCCTCGGCAACCTCGCCTGCGCGCTGGCGCCGGACTACGAACTGCTGATGGCCGCCCGCGTGCTCACCGCCTTCGCCCACGCCACCTTCTTCGGCGTCGGCTCGGTGGTCGCGACGGGGCTCGTGCCGGCCAACAAGAAGGCTTCGGCCATCGCCATCATGTTCACGGGTCTCACGGTCGCGAACATCCTCGGCGTGCCGTTCGGCACCTGGCTCGGCCAGCATTATGGCTGGCGCTCCACCTTCTGGGCGGTGACGCTGGTGGGCGTGCTGGCCTTCGCGGTCATCGCGCTGCTGGTGCCGGCAAACGCCGCCAAGCCCGAGGCGAGCAATCTGAAGAAGGATCTCGCGGTGCTCACCCGCGCGCCGCTGCTGCTCGGCCTTCTCACCACGGTGCTGAGCTGGGTCGGCGTGTTCGCGGCCTTCACCTACATCGCGCCCATGCTGACCAAGATCACCGGCTTTGCGGAGAGCGCGGTGTCGCCCATCCTCCTGGTGTTCGGCGCCGGTCTCGTGGTGGGCAATCTTGCCGGCGGGCGCCTCGCCGACCGCTGGCTCGTGCCGACCGTTTACGGTTCGCTGGTGGTGCTCGCCGCGGTGCTGGGCGCGCTCACCTTCGCTCTCCATAACGCCGTTGCGGCGGTGATCTTCGTCGGCCTGCTCGGCGCGGTGGCCTTCGCGACCGTGGCACCATTGCAGATGTGGGTGCTGGAGAAGGCGCAGGGCGCCGGCCAGAGCCTCGCGTCCTCCTTCAACATCGCCGCCTTCAATCTCGGCAATGCCATCGGCGCGTGGCTGGGCGGGGTGGTGATCGATCACGGGCTCGGCCTCGGCGCCGTGCCGTGGGTGGCCGCCCTCGTGCCTCTCGCCGCTGTGCCCGTGGCCTGGTGGGCCGGGCGGTTGGAGGCCGGTCGCGCGCTCACCCCCGCCGCCGCCGAATAG
- a CDS encoding phosphomannomutase/phosphoglucomutase, with amino-acid sequence MFPTPKPALTPNTYAYESEPMVKPTGFREYDARWLFQKEINLMGVQALGMGLGTLMHEMGIKPEIVTGHDFRGYSSSIKYAMVSGLMAAGVKVHDIGLAMSPMAYFAQFALDVPAVAMVTASHNDNGWTGVKMGVNRPLTFGPDEMTRLKEIVLCAKFDLKGGGAYQFVENFPEIYIKDLTDRPKLKHPIKAVVACGNGTAGAFAPRILEALGVEVVPLDTELDHSFPKYNPNPEDLEMLHAMRDAVLASGADVALGFDGDGDRCGVVDNEGEEIFADKMGVMLARDLAKLYPNSTFVVDVKSTGLFATDPELIKLGVKADYWKTGHSYMKRRVNESGALVGFEKSGHYFFNKPIGRGYDDGLVSAIAVLDMLDRNPGKKLSELRLALPKTWSSPTMSPHCADEAKYGIVEQVVKHYQKLQAEGAKVTGQAIRDLVTVNGVRVTTEDGSWGLVRASSNKPELVVVVESPVSEARMREMFAEVDSVLRTHPEVGEYNQKI; translated from the coding sequence ATGTTCCCGACGCCGAAGCCCGCACTGACGCCGAACACCTACGCCTATGAATCCGAGCCCATGGTGAAGCCCACCGGGTTCCGCGAGTATGACGCCCGCTGGTTGTTCCAGAAGGAAATCAACCTCATGGGCGTGCAGGCGCTGGGCATGGGCCTCGGCACGCTGATGCACGAAATGGGCATCAAGCCGGAGATCGTCACCGGCCACGACTTCCGCGGTTATTCCTCCTCCATCAAGTACGCCATGGTCTCCGGCCTCATGGCCGCCGGCGTGAAGGTGCACGACATCGGCCTTGCCATGTCGCCCATGGCCTATTTCGCCCAGTTCGCCCTCGACGTGCCGGCGGTGGCGATGGTCACGGCCTCGCACAATGACAATGGCTGGACCGGCGTGAAGATGGGCGTGAACCGCCCCCTCACCTTCGGCCCGGATGAGATGACCCGCCTGAAGGAGATCGTGCTCTGTGCGAAGTTCGACCTGAAGGGCGGCGGCGCCTATCAGTTCGTCGAGAACTTCCCCGAGATCTACATCAAGGATCTCACCGACCGGCCGAAGCTGAAGCACCCCATCAAGGCGGTGGTGGCCTGCGGCAATGGCACGGCCGGCGCCTTCGCCCCGCGCATCCTTGAGGCGCTCGGCGTGGAAGTGGTGCCGCTCGATACCGAGCTCGACCACTCCTTCCCGAAGTACAATCCGAACCCCGAAGACCTCGAGATGCTCCACGCCATGCGCGATGCCGTGCTGGCCTCGGGCGCCGACGTGGCGCTGGGCTTCGACGGCGACGGCGACCGCTGCGGCGTGGTGGACAATGAGGGCGAGGAAATCTTCGCCGACAAGATGGGCGTGATGCTCGCCCGCGACCTCGCCAAGCTCTATCCCAACTCCACCTTCGTGGTGGATGTGAAGTCCACGGGCCTGTTCGCCACTGATCCCGAGCTGATCAAGCTCGGCGTGAAGGCGGATTACTGGAAGACCGGCCATTCCTACATGAAGCGCCGGGTGAACGAGAGCGGCGCCCTCGTCGGCTTCGAGAAGTCGGGCCACTATTTCTTCAACAAGCCCATCGGCCGCGGCTATGACGACGGCCTCGTCTCGGCCATCGCCGTACTGGACATGCTCGATCGCAATCCGGGCAAGAAGCTCTCCGAACTGCGCCTCGCGCTGCCCAAGACCTGGTCGTCGCCCACCATGTCACCCCACTGCGCGGACGAGGCCAAGTACGGCATCGTGGAGCAGGTGGTGAAGCACTATCAGAAGCTTCAGGCCGAGGGCGCGAAGGTGACGGGTCAGGCGATCCGCGACCTCGTGACGGTGAACGGCGTGCGCGTCACCACCGAAGACGGTTCCTGGGGCCTGGTGCGCGCCTCCTCCAACAAGCCCGAACTGGTGGTGGTGGTGGAAAGCCCCGTCTCCGAGGCCCGCATGCGCGAGATGTTCGCCGAGGTGGACAGCGTGCTGCGCACCCATCCGGAAGTCGGCGAGTACAACCAGAAGATCTGA